One window of the Zea mays cultivar B73 chromosome 3, Zm-B73-REFERENCE-NAM-5.0, whole genome shotgun sequence genome contains the following:
- the LOC100279357 gene encoding CRR4, producing MEPHLPAHLTRLLKTQPLHALLSDASTYRAARHLFDAVPRPTAALCCAFVSVLSKLSLHQELIEAVSSLHRRGGAIPSGCIPLVLKSCALSAASCQGTQTHCHALVRGMLGDVFVQTALVDFYAKNGNMDSAVMAFEEMPIKDPIPMNCLITGYSRSGDVEEARRLFDSMPRKTSASWNSMIACYAHGGEFQEALTLFDQMLREGASPNAITITTVFSICAKTGDLETGRRAKAWVSEEDLQNVIVHTALMEMYVKCRAIDEARREFDRMPRRDVVAWSTMIAGYSHNGRPHESLELFERMKATNCKPNEVTLVGVLSACAQLGSDELGEQIGSYIESQTLPLTSYLGSALIDMYTKCGHVARARDVFHRMEQKVVIAWNSMIRGLALNGFAEDAIALYGEMVGDGVQPNEITFLALLTACTHAGLVDKGMAFFQEMKKNKQHASPQVEHCACIVDLLCKSGRLWEAYKFICDMEVEPNAVIWTTLLSACRAHADVELAKLAAGKLVVLEPNSSSIYVLLSNIYADAGLWGDVREIRDLMRSKNLQKLSAYSWIELDGEVHRFLVQDTYHPRSAEIYNVVDGLGLQLERTSPDHELISEVC from the coding sequence ATGGagccccacctgcccgctcacctCACGCGCCTCCTCAAGACCCAACCGCTGCACGCCCTCCTGTCCGACGCGTCCACCTACCGCGCCGCACGCCACCTGTTCGACGCGGTGCCCCGCCCGACAGCCGCCCTGTGCTGCGCTTTCGTCTCCGTTCTCTCAAAGCTCTCGCTGCACCAGGAGCTCATCGAGGCCGTCTCCTCGCTACACCGCAGGGGTGGCGCCATTCCGTCGGGCTGCATCCCGCTTGTCCTAAAGTCCTGTGCGCTGTCGGCAGCGTCCTGCCAGGGCACCCAGACGCATTGTCATGCCCTTGTGCGTGGGATGCTAGGAGATGTGTTCGTGCAGACTGCTCTGGTCGATTTCTACGCCAAGAATGGCAACATGGACTCAGCTGTGATGGCCTTCGAGGAAATGCCGATCAAGGATCCGATACCGATGAACTGCTTGATCACTGGGTATTCCAGATCAGGGGATGTGGAGGAGGCAAGGAGGCTTTTCGACAGTATGCCGAGAAAGACGTCTGCTTCATGGAATTCGATGATTGCTTGCTATGCACATGGCGGAGAGTTCCAGGAAGCATTGACATTGTTTGATCAGATGTTGCGCGAGGGTGCAAGTCCGAATGCTATCACTATCACGACGGTGTTCTCCATCTGCGCCAAAACCGGTGATCTTGAGACTGGAAGGCGGGCAAAGGCGTGGGTTAGCGAGGAAGACTTGCAGAACGTGATAGTCCACACCGCTCTGATGGAGATGTACGTCAAGTGCCGTGCTATCGACGAGGCACGTCGCGAGTTCGATCGGATGCCACGAAGGGATGTTGTAGCATGGAGCACCATGATTGCTGGTTATTCACACAATGGGAGACCACATGAATCTCTTGAGCTGTTCGAGAGGATGAAGGCGACCAATTGCAAGCCAAATGAGGTTACTCTCGTTGGTGTGTTGTCTGCATGTGCACAGCTGGGTTCTGATGAACTTGGGGAACAGATCGGGAGCTACATCGAGAGTCAGACACTGCCACTTACCAGCTACCTTGGATCTGCTCTGATTGATATGTACACCAAGTGCGGGCATGTTGCCAGAGCTCGCGATGTCTTCCACCGGATGGAACAGAAGGTGGTTATTGCTTGGAACTCCATGATCAGAGGCCTTGCACTGAACGGCTTTGCAGAAGATGCAATCGCCTTGTACGGGGAAATGGTAGGAGATGGGGTTCAGCCCAACGAGATCACCTTTCTCGCGCTGTTGACAGCGTGTACCCATGCTGGCTTGGTAGACAAAGGCATGGCATTCTTCCAAGAGATGAAGAAGAACAAGCAGCATGCCTCTCCTCAAGTTGAGCACTGCGCTTGCATAGTGGACCTCCTCTGCAAGTCTGGCAGGCTGTGGGAAGCCTACAAGTTCATCTGCGACATGGAAGTCGAGCCAAACGCGGTGATCTGGACCACGCTGCTCAGCGCCTGCAGAGCCCACGCGGACGTCGAGCTTGCCAAGCTCGCCGCGGGCAAGCTTGTAGTACTGGAGCCCAATAGCTCGTCGATCTACGTTCTCCTCTCCAACATCTACGCTGACGCAGGGCTCTGGGGCGATGTGAGGGAGATCAGAGACCTGATGAGGAGCAAGAACTTGCAGAAGCTGTCCGCCTACAGCTGGATCGAGCTAGACGGTGAGGTGCACAGGTTCCTGGTACAGGATACGTATCACCCGAGGTCAGCTGAGATTTACAACGTCGTCGATGGCCTGGGCTTGCAGCTGGAGAGGACTAGTCCTGATCATGAGTTAATTTCAGAGGTTTGCTGA